In one Halanaerobium saccharolyticum subsp. saccharolyticum DSM 6643 genomic region, the following are encoded:
- a CDS encoding substrate-binding domain-containing protein: MSIKKIIFSLLIFMLIFSSAAAAQEILTMATTTSTENSGLLAELIPPFEEKFNVRVDVVAVGTGAAIELGRNGDADIIFVHAREAEDEFVANSYGVNRRDVMYNDFVILGPTSDPAGLRDTENAAEALEKIAASKTEFVSRGDNSGTHKKELSLWDSAGIKPDGSWYLESGQGMGPSINMADERQAYILADRGTFLAYSGDIELEILNSGDPALFNPYGIIPINPAYHTHVNYQMAMAFTGYVTSQQGQNLINNYMRYGKQLFYPSAIEEDNLVD, from the coding sequence ATGTCAATAAAGAAGATTATTTTTTCATTACTTATTTTTATGTTGATCTTTAGTTCAGCTGCGGCTGCTCAAGAGATATTAACAATGGCAACTACAACCAGTACTGAGAATTCTGGGCTTTTAGCTGAATTGATTCCACCTTTTGAAGAAAAGTTTAATGTGCGGGTAGATGTTGTAGCCGTAGGAACTGGAGCTGCAATTGAACTGGGACGGAATGGTGATGCTGATATAATTTTTGTTCATGCCCGGGAAGCTGAAGATGAATTTGTGGCAAATAGCTATGGGGTAAATAGAAGAGATGTAATGTATAATGACTTTGTTATTTTAGGACCAACTTCTGATCCAGCCGGGCTTAGGGATACTGAAAATGCTGCAGAGGCACTAGAAAAAATAGCTGCATCGAAAACAGAATTTGTATCGCGTGGTGATAATTCTGGTACCCATAAGAAAGAATTATCTCTTTGGGATAGTGCTGGAATTAAGCCCGATGGCAGCTGGTATTTAGAAAGTGGTCAGGGTATGGGGCCAAGTATAAATATGGCAGATGAGCGCCAGGCATACATTTTAGCTGATCGAGGAACTTTCTTAGCTTATAGTGGTGATATAGAATTGGAGATATTAAATAGTGGAGATCCTGCTTTATTTAACCCTTATGGGATTATTCCAATTAATCCAGCCTATCATACTCATGTTAATTATCAGATGGCAATGGCTTTTACAGGCTATGTAACTTCTCAACAGGGTCAAAATTTAATAAATAATTATATGAGATACGGAAAACAACTATTTTATCCGTCTGCAATTGAAGAAGATAATCTGGTAGATTAA
- a CDS encoding ABC transporter permease, giving the protein MGYYADAIYRALKLIITIDSEVLNVVTTSLKISISSTLIASIISVPLAILIARKKFKSKKFVNIILNTLLSLPTVVVGIFVYSLISRRGVLGELELLFTPIGIIVGQVILITPLITALIRNVIFSLDEKLYKTALSMGASRSQKFKLLILEARYGIIGAIIAGFGRVLGEIGVSMMLGGNIKGVTRTITTAMSLETNKGRFAFALALGIILLTLSFLINFLTYFLQEGKDYARR; this is encoded by the coding sequence GTGGGCTATTATGCTGATGCAATATATAGAGCTTTAAAACTAATTATAACTATAGATTCTGAAGTACTCAATGTAGTAACAACTTCTCTTAAAATTTCTATTTCTTCAACCTTAATTGCTTCAATTATTTCTGTTCCACTGGCCATCTTAATTGCTAGAAAGAAATTCAAAAGCAAAAAATTTGTAAATATTATTTTGAACACTCTCTTAAGTTTACCTACAGTTGTAGTTGGTATTTTTGTTTATTCTTTAATTTCTCGTCGTGGTGTTCTGGGAGAATTAGAACTTTTATTTACTCCGATTGGTATAATCGTAGGACAGGTAATTTTAATTACCCCCCTTATAACTGCTTTAATTAGGAATGTTATTTTTTCTCTAGATGAAAAATTATATAAAACAGCATTATCAATGGGAGCAAGCCGCAGTCAAAAATTTAAACTTTTGATTTTAGAAGCTCGATATGGAATCATAGGAGCCATAATTGCTGGTTTTGGTAGAGTATTGGGCGAAATTGGAGTCTCTATGATGCTCGGGGGAAATATTAAGGGAGTAACCAGAACAATAACTACTGCCATGTCGTTGGAGACAAATAAAGGTCGTTTTGCTTTTGCCTTGGCATTAGGAATAATACTTTTAACATTATCTTTTTTAATAAATTTTCTAACATATTTTCTGCAGGAGGGAAAAGATTATGCAAGAAGATAA
- a CDS encoding ATP-binding cassette domain-containing protein: protein MQEDKIIEVKNIKKICREKKILDIDNFVVLKNKFNFIVGGNGSGKTSLLNILSLVDQDYKGQLYYKGKKIDKTAENLELRRKFSVIWQDPYLYRGDVFYNIALPLKLRNYKSKIIENKVKEISEKIEIKKLLNQSAFTLSGGEKQKVSIARALITEPEILFVDEATTNLDEESIQFFNSHFADLVTDEMTVVMVSHDRRQIKLLADYITLLHKGKVKISREINEFKFQLFGEGIETPIAELV from the coding sequence ATGCAAGAAGATAAAATTATTGAGGTTAAAAATATTAAGAAAATCTGCAGAGAAAAGAAAATCCTGGATATTGATAATTTTGTAGTTTTAAAAAATAAATTTAATTTTATTGTAGGGGGTAATGGCAGCGGGAAAACAAGTCTATTAAATATTTTAAGTTTAGTTGATCAGGATTATAAGGGTCAACTATATTATAAAGGTAAAAAAATTGATAAAACTGCTGAAAATTTAGAGTTAAGAAGGAAGTTTTCCGTTATTTGGCAAGATCCATACTTGTATCGGGGTGATGTTTTTTATAATATTGCTCTGCCATTAAAGCTGCGTAATTATAAGTCGAAGATAATAGAAAACAAAGTGAAAGAAATATCTGAAAAAATTGAAATCAAAAAACTGTTAAATCAATCAGCATTTACTCTTTCAGGTGGGGAAAAGCAGAAAGTCTCTATTGCGAGAGCTTTAATTACTGAACCTGAAATTTTATTTGTAGATGAAGCTACAACAAATTTGGATGAAGAAAGTATCCAATTTTTTAATTCTCATTTTGCTGATCTAGTAACAGATGAAATGACAGTTGTGATGGTCAGCCATGATAGAAGACAGATTAAACTTCTAGCTGACTATATAACTTTACTTCATAAAGGAAAAGTAAAAATTAGCAGAGAAATTAATGAGTTCAAATTTCAGCTTTTTGGCGAAGGGATTGAAACCCCTATTGCTGAATTAGTATAG
- a CDS encoding redox-sensing transcriptional repressor Rex codes for MGKDSYNIPDIIIGRLPVYYKYLKNLQKSNKKYVSSEELAQLTGFSSSLIRKDLSYFGTFGKKSYGYDIFCLFQQINIIMGFNYQKKIILIGAGHLGQALAYNKGYFERGYELTAIFDKNPNLIGLVINDIEIKNINFLEEFIKNNEVDVAALTVPGAAAQKITDRLVTAGIKAIWDFTEVPLKVPDDILLEEQLINEGLCKLSVKMNQIRINDSEIE; via the coding sequence ATGGGAAAAGATTCATACAATATTCCAGACATAATCATTGGTAGACTGCCGGTTTATTACAAATATTTAAAGAATTTGCAAAAATCAAATAAAAAATATGTTTCATCTGAGGAACTCGCTCAACTAACAGGATTTAGCAGTTCTTTAATTCGTAAAGATTTAAGTTATTTTGGCACTTTCGGTAAAAAAAGTTATGGTTATGATATCTTTTGCCTTTTTCAACAGATCAATATTATTATGGGATTTAACTATCAGAAAAAAATTATTTTAATTGGGGCTGGACATTTAGGTCAGGCTCTAGCTTATAATAAAGGCTATTTTGAACGCGGATATGAACTTACTGCAATATTTGATAAAAACCCTAACTTAATCGGACTTGTAATCAATGATATTGAAATAAAAAACATTAATTTTTTAGAAGAGTTTATTAAAAACAATGAGGTTGATGTGGCAGCTCTTACAGTTCCCGGTGCAGCTGCTCAAAAAATAACTGACCGCCTGGTAACTGCTGGCATTAAAGCAATCTGGGACTTTACTGAAGTTCCTTTAAAAGTACCAGATGATATTCTATTAGAAGAACAATTAATTAATGAAGGCCTTTGTAAATTATCAGTAAAAATGAATCAAATTAGAATTAATGACTCAGAAATTGAATAA
- a CDS encoding Lon protease family protein has product MDKYKIKISNLDYNFNSDELDFETTKELSAIDEEIIGQNRAASSLDFGMRVNKKGYNIFMAGESGTGKSTYAENMAEEKAAEMDQPKDILYVFNFSEPEIPRVMRVPAGMGNELKNDMDKIVEELQEEIPRAFEGEEYEKERKEILNEYQPKSNKLMQEFESSAKERGFLLQNTSQGLVPVPIDEDGEPISREDFQEMDEDKKEEIRNESQKIQNEISQVMREIRSIKEKAQDELSALEKKIGISIVQPIICHLKNQYEDCEEIVDYLEEVQEDIVDNIDRFRNENDKKQQNPFMAMQQDDDGSFFVRYQINIFVNNNKTEGAPVIYEKNPTYYNLFGKIEGKSQFGTITTNFTMIKSGSLHQANGGFLVVHAKDLLTSPFCWDTLKRALINQEITVENIGEQYRSVPIITLKPEAVELDLKIIMIGSPYIYYLLYNYDEEFSELFKIKADFDTEMKRNKENISKFADFISSVINRAELKEFSAEAVAEMINFSSRLTGDREKLSTKFNEIIEILFESDVWADSYDEEVVSASSVKKAIDEKEMRSNLLEEKIQEQIDRDHLLLDVSGQEVGQINGLSVYQAGNYSFGRPARITARSYLGKEGVINIEREAKMSGRIHSKGVMILTGYLGGKYAQDAPLSLTASIAFEQSYGGVDGDSATCAEVVALLSSLSATPIRQDIAITGSMNQKGVVQPIGGVNEKIEGFFKVCKSKGLTGEQGVIIPKRNLDNLMLDQEVIEAVDQGKFNLYSIEKIDQALEIMLDTEAEKIHTAVKEKLAEYAEFDTEDYDEENKTNSDNSENEDN; this is encoded by the coding sequence ATGGATAAATATAAAATTAAAATTTCAAATTTAGATTATAATTTTAATTCAGACGAATTAGATTTTGAAACTACTAAGGAACTTTCTGCAATCGATGAAGAGATAATTGGTCAAAATAGAGCAGCATCTTCTTTGGACTTTGGAATGAGGGTTAATAAAAAAGGATATAATATTTTTATGGCTGGTGAATCTGGAACTGGGAAATCAACTTATGCTGAGAATATGGCAGAAGAAAAGGCTGCAGAAATGGATCAGCCTAAAGATATCTTATATGTATTCAACTTTTCAGAGCCAGAAATACCAAGAGTTATGCGGGTGCCAGCTGGGATGGGTAATGAGTTAAAAAATGATATGGATAAAATTGTTGAAGAATTACAGGAAGAAATTCCACGTGCTTTCGAAGGCGAAGAATACGAAAAAGAAAGAAAAGAAATATTGAATGAATATCAGCCCAAATCGAATAAACTGATGCAGGAATTTGAATCTTCAGCTAAAGAGAGAGGTTTTTTGCTTCAAAACACATCTCAAGGTTTAGTTCCAGTTCCGATTGATGAAGATGGAGAACCGATTTCTAGAGAAGATTTTCAAGAAATGGATGAAGATAAAAAAGAAGAAATCCGTAATGAAAGCCAAAAAATACAAAATGAAATTTCGCAGGTTATGCGGGAAATTCGCTCAATTAAAGAAAAGGCACAAGATGAGCTTTCAGCTTTAGAAAAAAAGATTGGCATTTCTATTGTACAGCCGATAATTTGTCACTTGAAAAATCAATATGAAGACTGTGAAGAAATAGTAGATTATTTAGAAGAAGTACAGGAAGATATTGTAGATAATATTGATCGCTTTCGCAATGAAAATGATAAAAAACAGCAAAATCCATTTATGGCAATGCAGCAGGATGATGACGGCAGTTTCTTTGTCCGCTATCAAATTAATATATTTGTTAATAACAATAAGACTGAGGGAGCTCCAGTCATTTATGAAAAAAACCCAACATACTACAATTTGTTTGGAAAAATAGAAGGTAAGAGCCAATTTGGAACGATTACTACTAATTTTACAATGATTAAAAGTGGATCACTGCATCAAGCAAATGGAGGTTTTTTAGTTGTTCATGCGAAAGATCTATTGACAAGCCCCTTTTGCTGGGATACTCTGAAAAGAGCTTTAATAAATCAAGAAATAACCGTAGAAAATATAGGTGAGCAGTATCGAAGTGTCCCAATTATTACTTTAAAACCAGAAGCTGTAGAACTGGATTTAAAGATTATTATGATTGGCTCTCCTTATATTTATTATCTGCTTTATAACTATGATGAAGAATTTTCTGAGCTCTTTAAAATTAAAGCTGATTTCGATACAGAGATGAAAAGAAATAAAGAAAACATTTCTAAATTTGCTGATTTTATATCTTCTGTAATTAATAGAGCGGAACTTAAAGAATTTAGTGCCGAAGCAGTAGCAGAAATGATTAATTTTAGTTCTCGTTTAACTGGAGATCGCGAAAAATTGTCAACAAAATTTAATGAAATTATAGAAATTTTATTTGAGTCAGATGTATGGGCAGATAGTTATGACGAAGAAGTAGTTAGTGCCAGTTCTGTTAAAAAAGCAATTGATGAAAAAGAAATGCGGTCTAATCTGCTGGAAGAAAAAATACAGGAACAGATAGATAGAGATCATTTACTGCTGGATGTTAGTGGACAAGAAGTCGGACAAATTAATGGGCTTTCTGTTTATCAAGCAGGCAATTACAGTTTTGGTCGCCCTGCTAGAATTACTGCTCGTAGTTATCTGGGCAAAGAAGGTGTAATAAATATTGAGCGCGAAGCTAAGATGAGTGGTCGGATTCACAGTAAAGGTGTAATGATACTTACCGGTTATTTAGGTGGTAAATATGCTCAGGATGCACCTTTAAGTTTGACAGCTTCGATCGCCTTTGAGCAAAGTTATGGTGGAGTTGATGGTGATAGTGCAACCTGTGCTGAAGTAGTGGCTCTTTTGTCGTCACTTTCAGCCACCCCTATCAGACAGGATATAGCAATAACTGGTTCTATGAATCAGAAAGGGGTTGTCCAACCTATTGGTGGGGTCAATGAAAAAATAGAAGGATTTTTTAAGGTCTGTAAGTCAAAAGGACTTACAGGTGAACAGGGAGTAATTATTCCTAAAAGAAACCTTGATAATTTAATGTTAGATCAAGAAGTTATTGAAGCAGTAGATCAGGGTAAATTTAATCTCTATAGTATTGAAAAAATTGATCAGGCTTTAGAAATTATGCTCGACACAGAAGCTGAAAAAATACACACTGCAGTTAAAGAAAAATTGGCAGAGTATGCAGAATTTGATACCGAAGACTATGATGAAGAAAATAAAACGAACTCTGATAACTCTGAGAATGAAGATAATTAA
- the nagA gene encoding N-acetylglucosamine-6-phosphate deacetylase, with protein sequence MEKLIINANIILEDKIINSGSVLFSEADAEIEKVASYNLEVDNETEVIDAQGGYLAPGMIDTHIHGGGGYDTMDASPEALAKISEVLASHGITSFLPTTMTMAKNEIHTALKNIRQAKKNGLAGAQVLGTHVEGPFISPDYIGAQNSDNLIKPDLELLRDYYDVVEIVTMAPEISGSLELIKELKENNITASAGHSAATYEEFQQAYKAGMNHFTHLYNAMTGLHHRKPGLVGAALDSDSTVELIVDLIHHHQAVDRFTIQAKGVDKVILVSDGMEATGLEAGEYELGGQKVIVKDGAARLESGVLAGSVLTLDQAVRNLMEVTDLSLADIFKMVSLNPARKLNLDHKLGRIKPGYQADLVLFDQDFKVQKTFIKGKRFIQ encoded by the coding sequence ATGGAAAAACTAATTATAAATGCAAATATAATTTTAGAAGATAAAATAATTAATAGTGGGTCTGTGCTTTTTTCTGAAGCGGATGCTGAAATAGAAAAAGTCGCTTCTTATAATTTGGAAGTGGATAATGAGACGGAAGTTATTGATGCTCAAGGAGGTTATTTGGCGCCAGGAATGATTGATACTCATATCCATGGTGGTGGTGGATATGATACTATGGATGCTTCTCCCGAAGCTCTTGCTAAAATTAGTGAGGTCTTGGCTTCACATGGCATAACTTCTTTTCTGCCAACAACGATGACGATGGCCAAAAATGAAATTCATACTGCTTTAAAAAATATTCGCCAGGCTAAAAAAAATGGACTAGCTGGAGCCCAGGTTTTAGGAACCCATGTAGAAGGACCTTTTATTAGTCCAGACTATATTGGGGCTCAAAATAGTGATAATTTAATTAAGCCCGATCTAGAATTGCTTCGAGATTATTACGATGTTGTTGAGATTGTTACCATGGCCCCTGAAATTAGTGGTTCTTTAGAATTGATAAAAGAACTCAAAGAAAATAATATTACTGCTTCAGCCGGGCACTCTGCAGCTACTTATGAAGAATTTCAGCAGGCATATAAAGCGGGTATGAACCATTTTACCCATTTATATAATGCAATGACCGGGTTGCATCATCGAAAGCCCGGACTGGTAGGTGCAGCTTTAGATTCTGATTCCACAGTTGAATTAATTGTTGATTTAATTCATCATCATCAGGCAGTAGACCGTTTTACAATTCAAGCTAAGGGTGTAGATAAAGTAATTCTAGTGTCTGATGGTATGGAAGCAACTGGCCTTGAGGCTGGAGAATATGAGCTTGGTGGTCAAAAAGTAATAGTTAAAGATGGTGCTGCCAGATTAGAGTCTGGAGTTCTTGCAGGAAGTGTCTTAACTTTAGACCAAGCTGTACGAAATTTGATGGAAGTCACTGATCTATCTTTGGCAGATATATTTAAGATGGTAAGCTTAAACCCAGCTCGAAAATTAAATTTAGATCATAAATTAGGTAGAATCAAGCCTGGTTATCAGGCAGATTTAGTGCTCTTTGATCAGGATTTTAAAGTTCAAAAAACATTTATCAAAGGGAAGAGATTTATACAGTAA
- a CDS encoding Hsp20/alpha crystallin family protein produces MFDLVPFRNRNRRDVAERDEDPFNSLVSDFFGDVMDYAGRSFRADIKESDEEYTIEAEMPGMKKEDIQLEIDDDYLTISAEHKEEKEEKNDNYIRRERRQGRYTRRFYLENVDQDDINAEYDDGILKVHLPKEEKTPVKKRTIEIE; encoded by the coding sequence ATGTTTGATTTAGTACCATTTAGAAACCGCAATCGGAGAGATGTAGCTGAGAGAGACGAAGATCCTTTCAACAGTCTGGTTTCCGATTTCTTTGGTGATGTAATGGATTATGCAGGACGCAGTTTTAGAGCTGATATTAAAGAAAGTGATGAGGAATATACCATTGAAGCTGAAATGCCAGGTATGAAAAAGGAAGATATTCAGCTTGAAATTGATGATGATTATCTAACAATTTCTGCTGAACACAAAGAAGAAAAAGAAGAAAAAAATGATAATTATATTCGTAGAGAGAGAAGACAAGGTAGATATACCCGTCGTTTTTACCTTGAAAATGTAGATCAAGATGATATTAATGCAGAATATGATGATGGAATATTAAAAGTTCATCTACCAAAAGAAGAAAAAACTCCAGTTAAAAAGCGTACTATCGAAATAGAATAA
- a CDS encoding GntR family transcriptional regulator has protein sequence MSISTNKSDYENLNSYLYRTIKEMIWNKELEPGDKIKQEHVANELGVSRTPLIKVLERLTTEKMVEYIPRRGYYVKDVDFEEMLEIFDVRIILEVVAIKKFILQATDEEIEDLSKCFSCFDNDNWDKEKIEKYRVCDQEFHKSIIEQTNNNLIKEINEMFNIYRFSYQKGLMREPKETISEHKNIVNEMKKRNIREAQMLMMDHLEKSRENICVVYENSKNNSLN, from the coding sequence ATGAGTATTTCAACAAATAAAAGTGATTATGAAAATTTAAATAGTTATTTATATCGAACAATAAAAGAAATGATCTGGAATAAAGAACTGGAACCAGGAGATAAAATAAAGCAGGAGCATGTTGCAAATGAACTAGGAGTAAGCAGAACTCCACTAATAAAAGTTTTAGAAAGATTAACTACTGAAAAGATGGTAGAATATATACCACGTAGAGGTTATTATGTCAAAGATGTAGATTTCGAAGAAATGTTAGAAATTTTTGATGTGAGAATAATCTTAGAAGTAGTTGCAATTAAAAAATTTATTCTTCAGGCAACTGATGAAGAAATTGAAGATTTAAGTAAATGTTTCAGTTGTTTTGACAATGATAATTGGGATAAAGAGAAAATAGAGAAATACAGAGTCTGTGATCAGGAATTCCATAAAAGTATTATTGAACAGACAAATAATAATCTAATAAAAGAAATAAATGAGATGTTTAATATTTATCGTTTTAGTTATCAAAAAGGTTTAATGAGAGAACCAAAAGAAACTATTTCAGAACATAAAAACATAGTAAACGAAATGAAAAAAAGAAATATCAGAGAGGCCCAGATGTTAATGATGGATCATTTAGAAAAAAGTAGAGAAAATATTTGTGTAGTATATGAAAACAGCAAAAATAATTCTTTAAATTGA
- a CDS encoding transketolase, which produces MFHTVGNSNQIYSRNELVKELEKKSNQIRTDILDMIYKAGKGHPGGSFSATEIVTTLYFSVLNIDPENPDWEGRDRFILSKGHACPVWYANLARRGYFDVSHLGTLRKMHSILQGHPVMTKTPGVDINTGSLGNGLSLGLGMALATKNNGNNYDVYVVLGDGEIQEGMIWEAAMAAGHYRPNNLTAVVDYNGLQNDGKSKDIMSIEPITDKWEAFGWNVKEIDGHDINDILNGFEWAQKLCGPSVLIAHTQKGKGVSFMESVVEWHGKVPNEEEFEQAMKELEAEVSK; this is translated from the coding sequence TTGTTTCATACTGTAGGTAATAGTAATCAAATATATTCAAGAAATGAATTAGTTAAAGAATTAGAGAAGAAATCAAATCAGATTAGAACTGATATTTTAGATATGATTTATAAAGCTGGCAAAGGCCATCCTGGAGGTTCTTTTTCAGCAACTGAAATAGTAACAACACTTTATTTTTCGGTTTTAAATATTGATCCAGAAAATCCTGATTGGGAAGGTAGAGATAGGTTTATTTTATCTAAAGGTCATGCCTGTCCTGTCTGGTATGCAAATTTAGCTAGAAGAGGCTATTTTGATGTCAGCCATCTTGGCACATTAAGAAAAATGCATTCAATTTTGCAGGGGCACCCTGTAATGACAAAAACTCCAGGGGTAGATATTAATACAGGTTCTTTAGGTAACGGACTTTCTTTAGGTCTGGGAATGGCTTTAGCTACAAAAAATAATGGCAATAATTATGATGTTTATGTTGTATTAGGAGATGGTGAAATCCAGGAAGGTATGATCTGGGAGGCCGCTATGGCAGCAGGACATTATCGCCCTAATAATTTAACTGCAGTTGTAGATTATAATGGACTTCAAAATGATGGTAAATCTAAAGATATTATGAGTATTGAGCCAATTACAGATAAATGGGAAGCCTTTGGCTGGAATGTAAAAGAGATAGATGGTCATGATATTAATGATATTTTAAATGGCTTTGAATGGGCTCAAAAATTATGTGGACCTTCAGTTTTAATCGCTCATACTCAAAAAGGTAAAGGGGTTTCTTTTATGGAAAGTGTAGTTGAGTGGCATGGAAAGGTTCCAAATGAAGAAGAGTTTGAGCAAGCAATGAAGGAATTAGAAGCAGAGGTGAGTAAATAA
- a CDS encoding transketolase family protein gives MTDMATRKAFGEALIELGKVNEDIVVLDADISKSTNSVHFHNKFPERAYNMGIAEQNMVGVAAGMASTGLPVFATTYAVFASMRALEQVRTFICYPELNVKIVASHGGLQVSSDGASHQGLEDIAIMRAVANMTIVQPADAASTKKAVFAAAEFDGPMYIRLMRNPVPAVYEEEMDFEIGKGNVLKSDDNADCTIVATGLMVHKALAAAETLNKEGLNLRVIDIHTIKPIDEELLVKAAEETGAVVTAEDHNIIGGLGGAVSEVLSTKMPVPVEIIGVQDCFGESGDPEELFTEYCMNTEHIVEAVKRVVKRK, from the coding sequence ATGACAGATATGGCAACCAGAAAAGCTTTTGGTGAGGCTCTAATTGAGCTGGGAAAAGTGAATGAAGATATAGTAGTCTTAGATGCAGATATTTCTAAGTCCACTAATTCTGTTCATTTCCATAATAAGTTTCCTGAAAGAGCTTATAATATGGGAATTGCAGAGCAAAATATGGTTGGAGTGGCAGCTGGGATGGCCTCAACAGGTTTGCCTGTTTTTGCTACAACCTATGCAGTATTTGCCAGTATGCGGGCTTTGGAGCAGGTAAGAACATTTATCTGTTATCCAGAATTAAATGTAAAAATTGTGGCAAGCCATGGTGGACTACAGGTTTCGTCAGATGGTGCTTCTCATCAGGGATTAGAAGATATTGCAATTATGAGAGCAGTTGCAAATATGACAATTGTTCAACCAGCTGATGCAGCATCAACCAAAAAGGCTGTTTTTGCAGCAGCAGAATTTGATGGACCGATGTATATTAGATTAATGAGAAATCCAGTTCCTGCAGTTTATGAGGAAGAAATGGACTTTGAAATTGGAAAAGGAAATGTTTTAAAAAGCGATGATAATGCTGATTGTACAATTGTTGCAACAGGCCTAATGGTCCATAAAGCTTTAGCAGCAGCAGAAACACTTAATAAAGAAGGTTTAAATTTAAGGGTGATTGATATTCATACAATTAAACCAATTGATGAAGAGCTTTTGGTTAAGGCTGCAGAAGAAACTGGTGCAGTAGTAACAGCTGAAGACCATAATATCATTGGTGGACTTGGTGGAGCAGTATCAGAAGTTCTGTCAACTAAGATGCCAGTTCCAGTTGAAATAATTGGTGTTCAGGATTGCTTTGGAGAATCAGGAGATCCTGAAGAACTATTTACTGAATATTGTATGAATACTGAACATATAGTTGAAGCAGTCAAAAGAGTTGTGAAAAGAAAATAG
- a CDS encoding tripartite tricarboxylate transporter substrate binding protein, with amino-acid sequence MKKSLLITLVLVLALSSLAMAAREYPARPITDVVVWGAGGGTDTCNRIVAGEMSKILGVNVNVTNKPGGVAGSIGLNYGYNQPHDGYTITGLSESNVTSAVMGGFDKRFNVWYPFIVGGSPDIVSVTPDSPYQTLEDLIAAAKENPGEIRATAAGAGSIHHLNFLALEDGAEIEFNLIPYPGSSPAQNAAMTGEVSVVITSLAEQQQLIRGGKLRPLATLTKDSMELEGVGTIPSGLEIEPSLTDYLPISQAIGMAVPNDVPDDVKAKLTDAFTKALETDTVKDWAEKNYYILSGKTGEEAQEVFAKLESNFSWTLWELGTAEVNPAELGIPKPGAM; translated from the coding sequence ATGAAAAAAAGCTTATTAATCACTTTAGTTTTAGTATTAGCACTGAGTAGTCTGGCAATGGCGGCAAGGGAATATCCAGCTAGACCAATTACAGATGTTGTTGTTTGGGGAGCTGGTGGTGGAACTGACACATGTAATCGTATTGTAGCTGGTGAGATGAGTAAGATCCTTGGTGTTAATGTTAATGTAACTAATAAACCAGGTGGAGTAGCAGGATCAATTGGTTTAAACTATGGTTATAATCAGCCGCATGATGGTTATACAATTACAGGACTTTCGGAATCTAATGTTACATCTGCTGTAATGGGCGGTTTTGATAAGAGATTTAACGTTTGGTATCCATTTATTGTTGGTGGTTCTCCTGATATTGTTTCTGTAACACCTGATAGTCCTTATCAGACTTTAGAAGATTTAATTGCAGCAGCCAAAGAAAATCCTGGTGAAATTAGAGCTACAGCAGCTGGTGCTGGTTCAATTCACCACTTAAACTTTTTGGCTCTGGAAGATGGTGCTGAAATCGAATTTAACTTAATTCCTTATCCAGGTTCATCTCCTGCTCAAAATGCAGCAATGACTGGAGAAGTTTCAGTAGTTATTACTTCACTTGCAGAACAGCAGCAGTTAATTCGCGGTGGCAAGTTAAGACCATTAGCTACTTTAACTAAAGATTCTATGGAATTAGAAGGAGTAGGAACAATTCCTTCTGGTTTAGAAATAGAACCTTCATTAACAGATTACTTACCTATTTCTCAGGCAATTGGTATGGCTGTACCTAATGATGTTCCAGATGATGTAAAAGCTAAGCTTACAGATGCATTTACTAAAGCATTGGAAACAGATACAGTAAAAGATTGGGCAGAAAAGAACTATTATATTCTTTCCGGTAAAACAGGAGAAGAAGCTCAAGAAGTATTTGCAAAACTAGAATCTAACTTTAGTTGGACATTATGGGAGCTTGGAACAGCAGAAGTTAATCCTGCTGAACTTGGAATTCCAAAACCTGGCGCAATGTAA